One Candidatus Brocadiia bacterium DNA segment encodes these proteins:
- a CDS encoding MarR family transcriptional regulator, with translation MKEDINKFRDMIIDSAGEMAGSLGLNRVVGQLYALLYISSKPLSLDEMLDALRISKGNVSVNIRVLEEWGAVSKIWIKGDRKDYYQANPDIMGIVISRLKSGLAIRLGKADTIINRSEKYLKLINNNNLDPVARETIQAYKKRLVEIKTQKEKVKNILAIMSVDMVRKLL, from the coding sequence ATGAAAGAAGATATCAATAAATTCCGGGATATGATCATTGACTCGGCTGGTGAAATGGCCGGTAGCTTGGGGCTGAATCGGGTGGTCGGACAGTTATATGCCCTTTTGTATATCAGTTCTAAGCCGTTGTCGTTGGATGAAATGCTGGATGCCCTAAGGATAAGTAAGGGTAATGTAAGCGTTAACATAAGGGTTCTTGAGGAATGGGGTGCGGTAAGCAAAATATGGATAAAGGGGGATCGTAAGGATTATTATCAGGCCAATCCGGATATTATGGGCATAGTGATAAGCCGGCTTAAATCAGGACTGGCAATCCGTTTGGGTAAGGCTGATACGATAATCAACAGGTCCGAGAAATACTTGAAATTAATTAACAATAATAATTTAGACCCTGTTGCCAGGGAGACTATCCAGGCATATAAAAAAAGACTAGTCGAGATTAAGACCCAGAAGGAAAAAGTTAAGAATATCTTGGCTATAATGTCTGTCGACATGGTCAGGAAATTATTGTAA
- a CDS encoding oligosaccharide flippase family protein, whose product MENKIGQLLKSTIIYGAGGFLNRLISFLLLPLFTAYLTPVDYGISSMLLLVSSFASPILSLGLGVSTGICYFENNDNDRKSAVIWTSFIIMLISSLIFLIPGIWLSGKISFILFKSTDYSYLVFIALIYTGFSILVQPFMWRLQFENRAKKFVVLTTTATIISICASIIMVIFLKQGVKGLIESWLIGQTVTFLIFILFAAGSLRLRLNSILVKELLRLGIPMIPSFACLFLLSQGNRFILQWLKGLEFVGIYTVGFNLGMLMNIIVGGFTTAWMPYFLSYKDKPEEAKVLFSKILTYYVFLFGSISLLFYALAKPVVIIMTQPAFYEAYKSIGPSATAQFLTGVFSILLPGVYYAKEVKIITLIQIVTVAITSILSLIFIYYRGLEGTIVSLVFGYLILILLQYIWNIRRKGTYQNVNYEWKKLILFVFFYIGFSIFTYLDKTSSLWAELILNSIMFFILICVVYKLLEFKERQFLLDFGKSILMKVK is encoded by the coding sequence ATGGAAAATAAAATAGGACAGCTATTAAAAAGCACTATTATTTATGGTGCGGGCGGGTTTTTAAACCGCCTGATAAGTTTTCTTTTGCTGCCTCTTTTTACCGCTTATCTGACACCGGTTGATTATGGAATAAGTTCTATGCTGTTATTAGTTTCATCGTTTGCGTCCCCGATATTGTCTTTGGGCTTGGGCGTGTCGACCGGCATTTGCTATTTTGAAAATAATGATAATGACAGGAAATCAGCGGTCATCTGGACTTCTTTCATTATCATGCTCATAAGTTCGCTGATATTCCTGATCCCGGGCATTTGGCTGTCTGGCAAGATAAGTTTCATACTTTTTAAGAGTACGGATTATTCTTATCTGGTGTTTATCGCTCTTATTTACACCGGTTTCAGCATTTTGGTCCAGCCTTTTATGTGGCGCCTTCAGTTTGAGAACAGGGCCAAGAAATTTGTCGTGCTAACGACAACAGCTACGATAATTTCCATTTGCGCCAGCATCATAATGGTTATTTTTCTGAAACAAGGCGTTAAGGGCTTGATAGAATCCTGGTTAATAGGACAGACAGTTACATTCCTAATTTTTATTTTGTTTGCCGCCGGTTCTTTGAGACTCAGACTTAATAGTATTCTTGTTAAAGAATTGTTGCGGCTGGGCATTCCAATGATTCCTTCTTTTGCATGCCTATTCCTGCTGTCACAAGGGAATAGATTTATTCTGCAGTGGTTAAAAGGGCTTGAATTCGTAGGGATTTATACAGTAGGGTTTAATTTGGGTATGCTGATGAATATTATCGTGGGTGGATTCACTACAGCTTGGATGCCCTACTTTCTTTCTTATAAAGATAAACCGGAAGAGGCGAAAGTGTTATTTAGCAAGATATTGACGTATTATGTTTTTTTGTTTGGCTCCATAAGCCTGTTGTTTTATGCATTAGCTAAACCTGTGGTGATAATTATGACTCAGCCTGCTTTCTATGAAGCATATAAATCAATAGGGCCGTCAGCCACGGCTCAGTTCCTGACGGGAGTGTTCAGCATATTATTACCAGGGGTATATTATGCCAAAGAAGTAAAAATTATTACTTTGATACAAATAGTCACTGTAGCAATAACGAGTATATTGAGTTTAATATTTATATATTACCGGGGGCTTGAGGGAACTATAGTTTCCTTGGTATTCGGTTATTTGATACTCATTTTATTGCAGTATATATGGAATATAAGAAGAAAAGGCACATATCAAAATGTTAATTATGAGTGGAAGAAATTAATACTTTTTGTATTTTTTTACATAGGGTTCTCGATTTTTACTTATCTTGATAAAACTTCGAGTCTTTGGGCGGAATTAATCTTGAATAGTATTATGTTTTTTATTTTAATTTGCGTTGTTTATAAACTTTTAGAATTTAAAGAAAGGCAATTTCTGCTTGATTTTGGTAAATCTATATTAATGAAGGTTAAATAA
- a CDS encoding ATP-dependent DNA helicase, with amino-acid sequence MALDYTIAEIFGAEGLISHGFKGYESRPQQIEMYEVIRDAIKLEKHLVIEAGTGVGKTFAYLIPAIQYSVNSGKPVVISTNTINLQEQIMYKDIPFLRTVLGVHFSAALCKGRSNYLCKRRLNKALLNQSRIFEGMDDVEELARIKKWNAETQADSDGSISSLSWVPSDGVWSKVCSEHDNCAGKKCYHHHECYYQRARAKLAASNLIIVNHPVLVIDAGLKQEEANFLPKYDVVIVDEAHRLELVAQDHLGMEISNDQLTYLFNTLYRPDKNRGFLTFLPAKNAKVKECKDLVLEARDASAEFFDELLGWIKTKLPENGRVKDAAAMAGITNMLSPALGRLYLCLKDLSQQMKVKGKSKKGRDREFSYDYDETELDAFVRRTLGFAGAVESFLKQVQKDNVYWIELKGRNRGTPRIILKGAPLKVNQVVKDIIFDKVKTAVLTSATLACYTPGNQAASASVKPKTDGETNVAVAGIDPLSYIKENLGMENALGKVLGSPFDYQKQVKIYLTKDTPDPRTKEFEFAISKMITDYLGLTNGRAFVLFTSYDLMNRVHERISSQLEQKGMPVYIQGKSMPRHQMLEKFKNNVGSVIFGADSFWQGVDVPGEALENIIITKLPFSVPSTPLVEARIEDMERAGLDSFMNYFLPEAILKLRQGFGRLIRTKTDKGIVVILDSRIMTKNYGKFFLESLPKCQVIVKG; translated from the coding sequence ATGGCACTTGATTATACTATTGCAGAGATTTTCGGGGCCGAAGGCCTGATTTCCCATGGCTTTAAGGGTTACGAAAGCCGGCCCCAGCAAATCGAGATGTACGAGGTCATCCGCGATGCCATAAAACTGGAAAAGCACCTGGTCATCGAGGCCGGCACTGGCGTGGGCAAGACCTTTGCTTACCTGATTCCGGCCATCCAGTATTCGGTCAATAGCGGCAAGCCGGTGGTCATTTCCACCAACACCATCAACCTGCAGGAACAGATAATGTATAAGGATATTCCTTTCCTGCGGACGGTGCTGGGCGTGCATTTCTCGGCGGCTTTGTGCAAGGGCCGGAGCAATTATTTATGCAAGCGGCGGCTGAACAAGGCGCTCCTGAACCAGAGCCGGATTTTCGAGGGTATGGATGACGTCGAGGAGCTGGCCCGGATAAAGAAATGGAACGCCGAGACGCAGGCGGACAGCGACGGGAGCATTTCATCGTTGTCCTGGGTGCCGTCGGACGGGGTTTGGAGCAAGGTCTGCTCCGAACACGATAACTGCGCCGGGAAAAAGTGCTATCATCATCACGAATGTTATTATCAGAGGGCCAGGGCCAAGCTGGCGGCCAGCAACCTGATTATCGTCAACCATCCGGTCTTGGTGATTGACGCCGGGCTGAAGCAGGAGGAGGCCAATTTCCTGCCCAAGTACGACGTGGTCATCGTGGACGAGGCGCACCGGCTGGAGCTGGTGGCCCAGGACCATCTGGGCATGGAGATATCGAACGACCAGCTGACCTATCTTTTCAATACGTTGTACCGCCCGGACAAGAACCGGGGGTTTTTGACCTTTCTGCCGGCCAAGAACGCCAAGGTTAAGGAATGCAAAGACCTGGTGTTGGAGGCCCGTGACGCGTCGGCGGAGTTCTTTGATGAACTGCTGGGGTGGATAAAGACCAAGCTTCCGGAGAACGGGCGTGTCAAGGACGCGGCGGCCATGGCCGGAATAACCAATATGCTCAGCCCAGCGCTGGGCAGGCTTTACCTGTGCCTCAAGGACCTGTCACAGCAGATGAAGGTCAAGGGCAAGTCCAAGAAAGGGCGTGACCGGGAGTTTTCGTACGACTACGACGAGACGGAACTGGACGCGTTCGTCAGGCGGACGCTGGGCTTTGCCGGCGCGGTGGAGTCGTTCCTGAAGCAGGTGCAGAAGGACAACGTTTATTGGATAGAGCTTAAAGGGCGAAACAGGGGAACGCCCAGGATTATCCTAAAAGGCGCGCCGCTCAAGGTCAACCAGGTGGTTAAAGATATTATTTTTGACAAGGTCAAGACGGCGGTGCTGACCAGCGCCACGCTGGCCTGTTACACGCCGGGTAATCAGGCGGCTTCGGCGTCAGTGAAACCAAAGACAGACGGAGAAACAAACGTGGCCGTTGCCGGGATAGACCCATTGAGTTATATAAAAGAAAACCTGGGAATGGAAAATGCGTTGGGTAAGGTGCTGGGGTCGCCTTTTGACTATCAGAAACAGGTCAAGATATACCTGACCAAGGATACGCCGGACCCGAGGACCAAGGAGTTCGAGTTCGCCATCAGCAAGATGATAACGGATTACCTGGGGTTGACCAACGGGCGGGCCTTCGTGCTTTTCACCAGTTATGACCTGATGAACCGGGTGCATGAGCGGATAAGCAGCCAGCTGGAGCAAAAGGGCATGCCGGTGTATATTCAGGGCAAGAGCATGCCGCGCCACCAGATGTTGGAGAAATTCAAGAACAATGTCGGGTCGGTTATTTTCGGGGCGGACAGCTTCTGGCAGGGGGTCGATGTGCCGGGCGAGGCGCTGGAGAACATCATCATCACCAAACTGCCGTTTTCGGTGCCGAGTACGCCTTTGGTCGAGGCCCGGATAGAGGATATGGAAAGAGCCGGTCTGGATTCGTTCATGAATTATTTTCTGCCCGAGGCGATTCTGAAACTGCGTCAGGGGTTCGGGCGGCTTATCAGAACCAAGACCGACAAGGGCATCGTGGTAATACTGGACAGTCGGATTATGACCAAGAATTACGGTAAGTTTTTTCTGGAATCACTCCCTAAATGCCAGGTTATCGTTAAGGGGTAG
- a CDS encoding class I SAM-dependent methyltransferase, with protein sequence MKNNIYSRAPLFLRDKIPVFSLNNEYTDNYERIAHDHILAATCSGENPFIPEKLWVEMENSTVNLVSKYLKGGCKILDVGVGLGRLLNLLPGVEKYGMDISLNYLKVAQSKGIDVCYSLIEDMPYQEGIFDIVVCTDVLEHVIDLNLVCQKIISVLKKGGIFIVRVPYKEDLSGYLKPGYPYKYAHFRSFDENSLRLLLEGIFKCQFIEYTPGGYYIYDTRLKCQLPIIKYKILEALTILKRLLPFFYMILLPKLLYPVEINMCFIKK encoded by the coding sequence ATGAAAAACAATATTTATAGTAGGGCCCCCCTATTTTTGCGGGATAAAATACCAGTTTTTTCTTTGAATAATGAATATACTGATAATTATGAGCGTATTGCGCATGATCATATTTTGGCAGCAACTTGTAGTGGGGAGAATCCATTTATCCCAGAAAAGCTTTGGGTTGAAATGGAAAATTCTACAGTAAATCTTGTTAGTAAATATTTAAAGGGTGGATGTAAAATACTTGATGTTGGGGTTGGATTAGGTCGGCTTTTAAATTTGTTACCTGGTGTTGAAAAATATGGGATGGATATAAGTTTGAATTATCTTAAGGTTGCGCAAAGTAAGGGGATAGATGTTTGTTATTCACTTATTGAAGATATGCCATATCAAGAAGGAATTTTTGACATTGTTGTGTGTACGGATGTATTAGAACATGTGATAGATCTTAACCTTGTTTGCCAGAAAATAATTTCAGTTCTTAAGAAAGGAGGTATTTTTATTGTTCGAGTTCCCTATAAGGAAGACTTGAGTGGATATCTTAAGCCCGGTTATCCTTATAAATATGCTCATTTTCGTAGTTTTGATGAAAATTCTTTGCGCTTATTATTAGAGGGGATTTTTAAATGTCAGTTTATTGAGTACACCCCAGGGGGTTATTATATATATGACACAAGGCTAAAATGCCAATTGCCCATAATTAAATATAAGATTTTAGAAGCTTTGACTATATTAAAAAGGCTATTGCCTTTCTTCTACATGATTTTGTTACCTAAATTACTTTATCCAGTGGAAATTAATATGTGCTTCATTAAGAAATAA